In Microbacterium maritypicum, the following are encoded in one genomic region:
- a CDS encoding amidohydrolase family protein, producing MTEIWFADGIIADGSGAEPSPADVCVEDGVITRIGSAPASATTVDLDGMLLTPGLIDAHVHFGLSSPIRAQFGFQLSAAEIAADIFHTASRTLDAGFTTVRDTGGIDGGVVDVIAKGKVRGPRVLSCGPVQCQTGGHGYYGAAWEPTELWETHHIPGLTALSLMSGNADELRRNVRESFRRGATFLKLCVTGGVVGGHDRLDDTQFTVAEIAVAVEEAAARGTYVTVHAHNNAGIRNAVRAGVRCVEHGTDIDEPTAQLMREHDVALVPTFAVVDQIMDPGSLDVDPSTRDRLAGARRRMANALEISRAAGMRIGLGSDLLGPEQYRRGEELRLRAELESPMQALVSATRVNADILGIGDTVGMLRVGMAADMVAWERNPLDDARIFADPDMAAFVVKAGRIMKGDTQ from the coding sequence ATGACCGAGATCTGGTTCGCAGACGGGATCATCGCCGACGGGTCCGGCGCCGAGCCTTCGCCCGCGGACGTCTGCGTGGAAGACGGCGTGATCACCCGGATCGGATCGGCTCCGGCGAGCGCGACCACCGTGGACCTCGACGGCATGCTGCTGACGCCCGGCCTGATCGACGCCCATGTGCACTTCGGACTCTCGAGCCCGATCCGCGCGCAGTTCGGCTTCCAGCTCTCGGCCGCGGAGATCGCCGCCGACATCTTCCACACCGCGAGCCGCACCCTCGACGCGGGATTCACCACCGTGCGCGACACCGGAGGCATCGATGGGGGAGTGGTCGACGTCATCGCGAAGGGCAAGGTCCGTGGTCCGCGGGTGCTGTCGTGCGGCCCCGTGCAGTGTCAGACCGGCGGACATGGCTACTACGGGGCGGCGTGGGAGCCGACCGAGCTGTGGGAGACGCACCACATCCCCGGGCTCACGGCCCTGTCCCTCATGTCGGGTAACGCCGACGAGCTGCGGCGCAATGTGCGGGAGTCGTTCCGGCGCGGGGCGACCTTCCTGAAACTGTGCGTCACGGGCGGTGTCGTCGGGGGTCACGACCGCCTCGACGACACGCAGTTCACGGTGGCGGAGATCGCGGTCGCCGTCGAGGAGGCCGCCGCGCGCGGCACCTATGTGACCGTGCATGCGCACAACAACGCCGGCATCCGCAATGCGGTGCGGGCGGGCGTGCGCTGTGTGGAGCACGGGACAGACATCGACGAGCCGACCGCACAGCTCATGCGGGAGCACGACGTGGCGCTCGTCCCCACCTTCGCGGTGGTCGATCAGATCATGGACCCCGGGAGCCTCGACGTGGACCCATCGACACGCGACCGCCTGGCCGGCGCTCGTCGCCGCATGGCGAACGCGCTCGAGATCTCCCGTGCAGCGGGCATGCGGATCGGCCTCGGCTCTGACCTCCTCGGACCCGAGCAATACCGCAGAGGCGAGGAGCTGCGACTGCGCGCCGAGCTGGAGTCGCCCATGCAGGCGCTCGTCTCGGCCACCCGCGTCAATGCCGACATCCTCGGCATCGGAGACACCGTCGGGATGCTCCGCGTGGGGATGGCGGCCGACATGGTCGCGTGGGAGCGGAACCCGCTCGACGACGCCCGCATCTTCGCGGATCCGGACATGGCCGCCTTCGTCGTGAAGGCCGGCCGCATCATGAAGGGAGACACCCAGTGA
- a CDS encoding FAD-binding oxidoreductase, with product MTESALLADLSAVLPADRLTTDPDVLESYAHDDAEWAEWSLPACLVRPCTPEEVQAVVRACLRHDTAVVARGAGTGLSGGANALPGCVVISLERMNAVLEVDELERLAVVQPGVVNDDLRARVAQNGLWYPPDPASSPWSTIGGNVATNAGGVCCVKYGVTRDYVLGMQVVTGTGELVRLGRRTAKGVAGYDLTGLLVGSEGTLGIVTEITVRLRPARPPEQTIAGFFDSLADAGETVREVAAAGLTPSALELIDRNCLRAVDDWKNMGLSADAAVVLLGRVDTPGAAGEEEAAALLAAFERGGATWADRSTDEAEGEALFAARRLAYPALERLGPVLTEDVCVPKAAVAEMLGRIEAIGLANDVLIANIAHAGDGNLHPLLVVPAGDDEARARAEKAFTEIIDAALALGGTVTGEHGVGLLKREGLVSELAPAVLDMHRAIKAALDPAGILNPGKVIG from the coding sequence GTGACTGAGTCCGCGCTCCTCGCCGATCTCTCCGCGGTGCTTCCCGCCGACCGTCTGACGACGGACCCGGATGTGCTCGAGAGCTACGCGCACGACGACGCCGAGTGGGCGGAGTGGTCGCTGCCCGCCTGCCTCGTGCGACCGTGCACCCCCGAGGAGGTGCAGGCAGTGGTCCGGGCATGCCTGCGCCATGACACCGCGGTCGTCGCCCGTGGGGCGGGCACCGGGCTCTCCGGCGGTGCCAATGCGCTCCCCGGCTGCGTCGTGATCTCCCTGGAGCGGATGAACGCCGTGCTCGAGGTGGACGAGCTCGAGCGCCTCGCCGTCGTGCAGCCCGGGGTGGTGAACGACGACCTCCGCGCCCGCGTCGCCCAGAACGGCCTCTGGTATCCACCGGATCCGGCGAGCTCGCCCTGGTCGACCATCGGCGGCAACGTCGCGACGAATGCCGGCGGGGTCTGCTGCGTGAAGTACGGCGTCACCCGGGACTACGTGCTCGGTATGCAGGTCGTGACCGGGACGGGAGAGCTCGTCCGCCTCGGACGCCGCACCGCGAAGGGCGTCGCGGGATACGACCTGACCGGTCTTCTGGTCGGATCCGAGGGGACGCTCGGTATCGTCACCGAGATCACGGTGCGACTGCGGCCGGCTCGCCCGCCCGAGCAGACGATCGCCGGGTTCTTCGACTCGCTCGCCGACGCGGGGGAGACGGTGCGCGAGGTCGCGGCTGCCGGGCTCACGCCGTCGGCGCTGGAGCTGATCGACCGGAACTGCCTGCGCGCGGTCGACGACTGGAAGAACATGGGGCTCTCGGCCGACGCCGCGGTCGTGCTGCTCGGGCGCGTGGACACCCCGGGTGCCGCGGGGGAGGAAGAGGCCGCCGCACTGTTGGCCGCCTTCGAGCGCGGCGGTGCCACGTGGGCCGACCGGAGCACGGACGAGGCCGAGGGGGAGGCGCTCTTCGCCGCCCGACGACTGGCCTATCCGGCCTTGGAACGCCTCGGTCCCGTCCTGACCGAAGACGTGTGCGTCCCGAAAGCCGCCGTTGCGGAGATGCTCGGACGCATCGAGGCCATCGGGCTCGCGAACGACGTGCTCATCGCCAACATCGCGCATGCGGGCGACGGCAACCTGCACCCGCTCCTCGTCGTTCCGGCCGGTGACGACGAGGCGCGCGCTCGCGCGGAGAAGGCGTTCACGGAGATCATCGACGCCGCCCTCGCGCTCGGAGGCACTGTCACCGGCGAGCACGGCGTGGGTCTGCTCAAGCGCGAGGGGTTGGTGTCAGAGCTCGCTCCCGCCGTCCTCGACATGCATCGAGCGATCAAGGCCGCGCTCGACCCCGCCGGAATCCTCAACCCCGGCAAGGTCATCGGGTGA
- a CDS encoding 2-isopropylmalate synthase, whose product MPSHRYRDVFSRVEVPLIKRDWPTHRLTAAPLWVPVDLRDGNQALAEPMDPDRKRRFFELMVSMGYKEIEVGYPSASQTDHDFVRLIAESDIAPDDVTIVVFTPARRDLIERTVASIRGIRNPVVIHMYTATAPTWRDMVLGYGEADLKQLILAGGRDVLEFAGDLPNVRFEFSPEVFNLTEPDYVLDICDAMTDLWDATPERPVILNLPATVEVATPNVYADQIEYMHKNLARRDAVILSVHPHNDRGTGIACAELAVLAGAQRVEGCIFGNGERTGNVDIATLALNLHAQGIDPMIDFSDIDEIRRTVEYSNRIEVPARHPYVGDLVHTAFSGTHQDAIKKGFAEHRARAAAEGRPEHEIEWRVPYLPIDPADIGRDYDAVIRVNSQSGKGGIAYLLETEYGVELPRRLQIDFARHVQRHADATGAEITAAELWDVFGSAYIRPAAAAVELVAYDIAESAGRTHTAITLRIDGHAHVTDHTEVGPVEALTAALDAHGIRVDVVSLHQTSVGSGNDSDALTLLEHRSSGGDRWMAGRGRSVLAATLSAVIAAANSIRTTVPVGSAA is encoded by the coding sequence ATGCCCTCGCACCGCTACCGCGACGTGTTCTCGCGAGTGGAAGTTCCCCTGATCAAGCGCGACTGGCCCACGCACCGCCTGACTGCGGCGCCCCTGTGGGTACCCGTCGACCTGCGCGACGGCAACCAGGCACTCGCCGAACCGATGGACCCCGACCGGAAGCGGCGTTTCTTCGAGCTGATGGTCTCGATGGGCTACAAGGAGATCGAGGTCGGATACCCCTCGGCGTCGCAGACCGATCACGACTTCGTCCGCCTCATCGCCGAGAGCGACATCGCGCCGGACGACGTGACCATCGTCGTCTTCACCCCGGCCCGTCGCGATCTCATCGAGCGCACGGTCGCCTCCATCCGCGGCATCCGCAATCCGGTCGTGATCCACATGTACACCGCGACGGCTCCGACCTGGCGCGACATGGTCCTCGGCTACGGCGAAGCAGATCTGAAGCAGCTCATCCTCGCCGGCGGTCGCGACGTGCTCGAGTTCGCCGGCGATCTGCCGAACGTGCGGTTCGAGTTCTCGCCCGAGGTGTTCAACCTCACCGAGCCCGACTACGTCCTGGACATCTGCGACGCCATGACCGACCTGTGGGATGCGACTCCCGAGCGCCCGGTCATCCTGAACCTGCCGGCGACGGTCGAGGTGGCGACTCCCAACGTGTACGCCGACCAGATCGAGTACATGCACAAGAACCTGGCTCGCCGCGATGCGGTGATCCTCTCGGTGCATCCGCACAACGATCGCGGTACCGGGATCGCCTGCGCAGAGCTGGCCGTGCTCGCCGGAGCTCAGCGGGTGGAAGGCTGCATCTTCGGGAACGGCGAGCGCACCGGCAATGTCGACATCGCGACCCTCGCACTGAACCTGCACGCACAGGGCATCGACCCGATGATCGACTTCTCGGACATCGACGAGATCCGCCGCACTGTCGAGTACAGCAATCGGATCGAGGTGCCTGCCCGGCATCCGTACGTGGGCGACCTCGTGCACACGGCGTTCAGCGGGACCCATCAGGATGCGATCAAGAAGGGCTTCGCCGAGCACCGCGCCCGTGCGGCCGCAGAGGGGCGCCCGGAGCACGAGATCGAGTGGCGGGTTCCCTACCTGCCGATCGATCCCGCCGACATCGGACGCGACTACGACGCGGTGATCCGTGTGAACTCGCAATCCGGCAAGGGCGGCATCGCCTACCTGCTGGAGACCGAGTACGGCGTCGAACTGCCCCGGCGCCTGCAGATCGACTTCGCCCGCCACGTGCAGCGCCACGCGGATGCGACCGGAGCGGAGATCACGGCCGCCGAGCTGTGGGACGTGTTCGGGAGCGCGTACATCCGCCCGGCCGCCGCTGCCGTCGAGCTCGTCGCGTACGACATCGCCGAGAGCGCCGGGCGCACCCACACCGCCATCACGCTGCGCATCGACGGACACGCGCACGTCACCGACCACACCGAGGTCGGCCCGGTCGAGGCCCTCACCGCTGCACTCGACGCCCACGGCATCCGCGTCGATGTGGTCAGCCTGCATCAGACGAGCGTCGGCTCCGGCAACGACAGCGACGCACTGACCCTGTTGGAGCACCGCTCGTCGGGCGGCGACCGATGGATGGCCGGCCGAGGGCGCTCGGTGCTGGCGGCCACCCTGTCGGCCGTGATCGCCGCCGCGAACAGCATCCGCACCACGGTGCCGGTGGGCAGCGCCGCCTGA
- a CDS encoding HAD-IIB family hydrolase: MNDGAPRLIAFDLDDTLAPSKSAIHPVMGRLLCALAGRIDVAIISGGSLEQFLVQVVDRLPEADAATLSSFHLLPACGTQYYRIGLAGVETVYARSLAADARAEAMAVVEEEARRLGLWETRPWGEIVEDRGSQVTFSALGQHAPVGAKSAWDPTGTKKNALRAAVAARLPELEVRSGGSTSVDITERGIDKAYGMKRLVEQTGIPLDDMLFVGDRLDVDGNDYPVLAMGVPCKAVAGWEDTAAFLRGLILRSGVRDSTAG; this comes from the coding sequence ATGAACGACGGCGCTCCCCGTCTGATCGCGTTCGATCTCGACGACACGCTCGCGCCGTCGAAGAGCGCTATCCACCCCGTGATGGGAAGGCTGCTGTGTGCGCTCGCCGGCCGCATCGACGTCGCCATCATCTCGGGAGGAAGCCTCGAGCAGTTCCTCGTTCAAGTCGTGGATCGACTGCCCGAGGCGGATGCCGCGACTCTCTCCAGCTTTCACCTGCTTCCTGCCTGCGGAACCCAGTACTACCGAATCGGACTCGCCGGCGTCGAGACCGTGTACGCCCGCAGCCTCGCCGCAGACGCCCGAGCCGAGGCAATGGCTGTAGTGGAGGAGGAGGCTCGGCGACTCGGCCTGTGGGAGACCAGGCCCTGGGGCGAGATCGTTGAAGACCGAGGGTCGCAAGTCACATTCTCCGCGCTGGGCCAGCACGCTCCCGTCGGTGCCAAGTCCGCGTGGGACCCGACCGGAACGAAGAAGAATGCGCTGCGCGCCGCCGTCGCCGCTCGCCTCCCGGAGCTGGAGGTGCGGTCGGGTGGCTCGACCTCGGTCGACATCACCGAGCGCGGTATCGACAAGGCCTACGGGATGAAGCGGCTCGTCGAGCAGACAGGCATCCCGCTCGACGACATGCTCTTCGTCGGCGACCGTCTGGACGTCGACGGGAACGACTATCCGGTGCTCGCGATGGGCGTCCCCTGCAAAGCCGTTGCAGGTTGGGAGGACACAGCCGCATTTCTCCGAGGTCTCATCCTCCGCTCAGGGGTGCGGGACAGCACTGCTGGATGA
- a CDS encoding alpha/beta hydrolase, whose protein sequence is MLNGCLADTEYLEVTARSGHRYAVWVTTPPGYAESAEPLPLIYVTDGNWAVGLTAPLIVTQADPYLTIAPYIQVSVGYAGDEAAQWAQLRNRDLVPPGEPVGDEMRRTLTAARDSGAMTPEHVDAYLAQLADTHADVFLEFLTEELHPLLQSKFRVSETGHGLFGYSYGGLFALYAWLQATSPFATFGAGSPGVAATDSQVFPLIAALSNHDPASSARRLHVTLNEAELFGEIPIYREIGRNLLTVLEELHARGRAGDVSRAMLHETHLTGLQASFLSYLKTCHTRSGSIHGDDARD, encoded by the coding sequence ATGCTGAACGGCTGCTTGGCCGACACGGAGTACCTCGAGGTCACGGCACGGTCGGGGCATCGCTACGCCGTCTGGGTGACGACACCCCCGGGCTATGCGGAATCCGCCGAGCCCCTGCCGCTGATCTACGTGACGGACGGCAACTGGGCGGTCGGGCTCACGGCCCCGCTCATCGTCACCCAGGCGGACCCCTACCTCACGATCGCTCCCTACATCCAGGTCAGCGTCGGCTATGCCGGTGACGAGGCCGCGCAGTGGGCCCAGCTTCGCAACCGCGACCTCGTGCCGCCGGGAGAACCCGTGGGCGACGAGATGCGCAGGACGCTCACGGCCGCCCGCGACTCCGGGGCGATGACCCCGGAGCACGTCGACGCCTACCTCGCCCAGCTGGCCGACACCCACGCCGACGTCTTCCTCGAATTCCTGACGGAGGAGCTCCACCCCCTCCTGCAGTCGAAGTTCCGTGTGAGCGAGACCGGTCATGGGCTCTTCGGCTACTCCTACGGAGGTCTCTTCGCCCTGTACGCCTGGTTGCAGGCGACGTCTCCGTTCGCGACTTTCGGCGCCGGCAGCCCGGGTGTCGCGGCCACGGACAGCCAGGTGTTCCCGCTGATCGCCGCGCTTTCGAACCACGATCCCGCCTCCTCCGCTCGGCGGCTGCACGTCACGCTGAACGAAGCCGAGCTGTTCGGAGAGATTCCCATCTACCGGGAGATCGGGCGCAACCTGCTCACCGTCCTCGAAGAACTGCATGCGAGGGGACGCGCGGGGGACGTCTCGAGGGCCATGCTGCACGAGACCCACCTCACCGGGTTGCAGGCCTCGTTCCTGAGCTACCTCAAGACCTGCCACACGCGCTCGGGATCCATCCACGGCGACGATGCCCGTGACTGA
- the solA gene encoding N-methyl-L-tryptophan oxidase encodes MSQGYSHIVIGAGAIGSAAAYWLAQGGAERVLVLEQFELGHAFGSSGDHSRIIRRAYHREEYTRLTDAMFAAWAQVEERSGLQVYTKTGGIDLAAAGSPGAAEIDGYRRAMDAAGIRYDELTIDDIRTQYPQWNVSDDTIGIHQAEGGILDIRRSVSAHVSLARAAGVEFRSGVVVTGVRVTAEGVTVTTSEGSFDAGHLVVAAGSWLGDLMPDLGLSFELTLSQEQVGYFSSSNLAEFTPDRFPIWIHHADEVHYGFPVYGEAAIKIARDMRGRFISSAERTFVPDDTEPLLLHDFLREHLPAAAGPLLVSKTCVYDMPADRDFVLDTIPGHPHVAVFNGAGHAGKFASLMGRILAELLTVGRTEHDISAFSLRRPAIVDPDFVPVFRLGPG; translated from the coding sequence ATGAGCCAGGGCTACTCTCACATCGTCATCGGCGCCGGAGCCATCGGATCCGCGGCCGCCTACTGGCTGGCGCAGGGCGGCGCAGAGCGCGTTCTCGTGCTGGAGCAGTTCGAGCTCGGCCATGCCTTCGGATCCTCCGGTGACCATTCTCGGATCATCCGCCGCGCCTACCATCGCGAGGAGTACACCCGGCTCACGGATGCGATGTTCGCCGCCTGGGCCCAGGTCGAGGAGCGTTCTGGTCTGCAGGTCTACACGAAGACCGGAGGGATCGACCTCGCGGCCGCGGGCAGCCCCGGCGCGGCGGAGATCGACGGGTACCGCCGGGCGATGGATGCCGCGGGCATCCGCTACGACGAACTGACGATCGACGACATCCGCACGCAGTACCCGCAGTGGAACGTGAGCGACGACACGATCGGGATTCATCAGGCAGAGGGCGGCATCCTCGACATCCGCCGGTCAGTGTCCGCTCATGTGTCGCTCGCCCGGGCCGCCGGGGTCGAGTTCCGCTCGGGGGTGGTCGTGACCGGTGTGCGGGTCACCGCCGAAGGGGTCACGGTGACGACTTCGGAGGGCTCGTTCGACGCTGGCCACCTCGTCGTCGCCGCCGGTTCGTGGCTGGGCGACCTCATGCCTGACCTCGGCCTCTCCTTCGAACTCACGCTGAGCCAGGAGCAGGTCGGGTACTTCTCCTCATCGAACCTCGCGGAGTTCACTCCGGACAGGTTCCCCATCTGGATCCATCACGCCGACGAGGTGCACTACGGGTTCCCCGTCTACGGCGAAGCGGCGATCAAGATCGCCCGGGACATGCGCGGGCGCTTCATTTCATCTGCCGAGCGGACGTTCGTGCCCGACGACACGGAGCCGCTGCTGCTCCACGACTTCCTCCGGGAGCACCTTCCGGCCGCCGCCGGCCCGCTCCTGGTGAGCAAGACCTGCGTGTACGACATGCCCGCCGACCGGGACTTCGTGCTCGACACCATCCCCGGCCATCCCCATGTCGCGGTGTTCAACGGCGCCGGCCACGCGGGCAAGTTCGCGAGCCTGATGGGGCGGATCCTCGCCGAACTGCTGACCGTCGGCCGCACCGAGCACGACATCTCCGCGTTCAGCCTGCGGCGGCCGGCGATCGTCGACCCCGACTTCGTGCCCGTCTTCCGGCTGGGGCCGGGGTGA
- a CDS encoding TetR/AcrR family transcriptional regulator produces the protein MRAPVGEGRARLLEALFDEFGENGPSPNLSMRQVAERLGVHHTLLTYHFGSRPGLLSAVLSEARRRDNLMIAATSGGLGFIDLFRAIWDFYSSTAQEERTRAFFHLIGLAVYERGAYDEFVADLDDLTRLLEAAARRDGSSATDAAQSSLVAVAGMRGLLLQRLLSPSAEVDAAAYRFIALFTKESTT, from the coding sequence ATGCGAGCACCGGTGGGCGAAGGAAGGGCACGGCTCCTGGAGGCGCTGTTCGACGAGTTCGGCGAGAACGGCCCCAGCCCGAACCTGTCGATGCGGCAGGTGGCGGAGCGCCTCGGCGTGCACCACACGCTGCTGACCTACCACTTCGGTTCGCGGCCGGGTCTGCTCAGCGCTGTGCTCTCCGAAGCACGCCGCCGCGACAATCTCATGATCGCGGCGACGAGCGGGGGCCTCGGATTCATCGATCTGTTCCGGGCGATCTGGGACTTCTATTCGAGCACAGCACAGGAGGAGCGGACCCGTGCGTTCTTCCACTTGATCGGCCTGGCCGTGTATGAGCGCGGCGCCTACGACGAGTTCGTGGCCGATCTCGATGATCTGACGCGTCTCCTCGAAGCGGCTGCCCGTCGCGACGGATCCTCGGCGACGGATGCCGCGCAGTCGAGCCTCGTCGCCGTCGCCGGCATGCGCGGACTCCTGCTGCAGCGACTGCTCAGCCCCTCGGCGGAGGTGGATGCCGCCGCATACCGTTTCATCGCATTGTTCACGAAGGAGTCGACGACATGA
- a CDS encoding ATP-binding protein translates to MTNLTIGTVLGDAGARAELDARRFNRHTFWVGQSGSGKTYALGVLLEQLLLETELPMLILDPNGDFTRLRETRATANDADASRIAAADIRVFRSGAGVGDGDRLHVRFVDLVPSSKAAVLRMDPIADAEEYNALIHVEQEAESFDARDMLPDLRASDDPALVGLANRMENLEVLEWELWSRGALSVVDTIDQRPRATVLDLGGFEHRPEPKVAALAVLEHLWSRREERRPLLIVIDEAHNLCSPNPETAVERALTEQLVQIAAEGRKFGLWLLLSTQRPTKIHPNVLSQCDNLALMRVNAPRDLAELADVFGFASEEAIRRSAQFVQGQALFAGGFIAEPTFVQMGARLTEEAGGDVKVPLRAGEE, encoded by the coding sequence ATGACGAACCTCACGATCGGAACTGTTCTCGGCGATGCCGGGGCAAGAGCCGAACTCGACGCGCGGCGTTTCAACCGCCACACCTTCTGGGTCGGTCAGAGCGGGAGCGGCAAGACGTACGCGCTCGGCGTGCTGCTGGAGCAGCTGCTGCTGGAGACCGAGCTGCCGATGCTCATCCTCGATCCGAACGGCGACTTCACCCGGTTGCGCGAGACCAGGGCCACGGCGAACGATGCGGATGCGTCGCGGATCGCCGCGGCGGACATCCGGGTGTTCCGTTCTGGCGCAGGGGTGGGCGACGGGGATCGGCTGCATGTGCGCTTCGTCGATCTGGTGCCCTCATCGAAGGCGGCCGTGCTGCGGATGGATCCCATCGCCGACGCCGAGGAGTACAACGCTCTGATCCATGTCGAGCAGGAGGCCGAGAGCTTCGACGCGCGCGACATGCTCCCCGACCTGCGCGCGTCGGACGACCCCGCCCTGGTCGGACTCGCGAACCGGATGGAGAACCTCGAGGTCCTGGAGTGGGAACTGTGGTCGCGCGGTGCCCTGTCGGTGGTGGACACGATCGACCAGCGCCCGCGGGCGACCGTCCTCGACCTCGGTGGCTTCGAGCACCGGCCGGAGCCGAAGGTCGCCGCGCTCGCCGTGCTCGAGCACCTCTGGTCCCGGCGGGAGGAGCGCCGCCCGTTGCTGATCGTGATCGATGAGGCGCACAACCTGTGCTCGCCGAATCCGGAGACGGCGGTCGAGCGAGCCCTCACGGAGCAGCTGGTGCAGATCGCGGCCGAGGGGCGCAAGTTCGGGCTCTGGTTGCTGCTCTCCACCCAGCGGCCGACGAAGATCCACCCCAACGTCCTCTCGCAGTGCGACAACCTCGCGCTGATGCGGGTCAATGCACCCCGAGACCTCGCCGAGCTCGCCGACGTGTTCGGCTTCGCCTCGGAGGAGGCCATCCGTCGGTCCGCGCAGTTCGTGCAGGGGCAGGCGCTGTTCGCCGGTGGTTTCATCGCCGAGCCGACGTTCGTGCAGATGGGCGCGCGGCTCACCGAGGAGGCCGGTGGCGACGTGAAGGTCCCGCTCCGGGCGGGAGAGGAGTGA
- a CDS encoding FadR/GntR family transcriptional regulator — MAQVKRAPLADQAAELLLERIRAGEWTLGEKLPGETTLAPQLGVGRSTVREAIRQLAGRGVLASRQGSGVFVTALDAPEDWDSVLRRAGVVAVIEARVAIETEAAALAASRRTPADLRAIRRALAGRAAHRSDIESHVDADTVFHRSIVAAAHNPVLLDLFDSFTPRLREAMVEMLRIRRVFGGDEDHDAHAVLARAIADRDAKGAADLSRAHLLTLRDALA, encoded by the coding sequence ATGGCGCAGGTGAAGCGCGCACCGCTGGCGGATCAGGCCGCGGAGCTGCTGCTGGAGCGGATCCGCGCGGGAGAGTGGACGCTGGGGGAGAAGCTCCCCGGCGAGACGACTCTCGCACCGCAGCTCGGAGTGGGGCGCTCCACGGTCCGCGAGGCGATCCGTCAGCTCGCCGGGCGCGGGGTGCTGGCCTCGAGGCAGGGGTCAGGAGTCTTCGTCACCGCGCTGGACGCCCCGGAGGACTGGGACTCGGTCCTCCGCCGGGCCGGAGTCGTCGCGGTGATCGAGGCGAGGGTCGCGATCGAGACCGAGGCGGCGGCGCTCGCCGCCTCACGACGCACGCCCGCCGATCTGCGCGCCATCCGCCGTGCTCTGGCCGGTCGTGCTGCGCACCGCTCGGATATCGAGAGCCACGTCGACGCCGACACGGTCTTCCACCGGTCGATCGTCGCCGCAGCACACAACCCGGTCCTGCTCGATCTGTTCGACAGCTTCACCCCGCGGCTGCGGGAGGCCATGGTCGAGATGCTCCGCATCCGCCGGGTGTTCGGCGGCGACGAGGACCACGATGCGCACGCCGTGCTCGCCCGGGCGATCGCCGACCGCGACGCGAAAGGCGCGGCCGACCTCAGCCGCGCCCACCTCCTCACGCTGCGTGACGCGCTCGCCTGA